One part of the Coffea eugenioides isolate CCC68of chromosome 10, Ceug_1.0, whole genome shotgun sequence genome encodes these proteins:
- the LOC113748885 gene encoding CSC1-like protein RXW8, which produces MYLAALLTSAGINIAVCVVIFSLYSILRKQPRFMNVYFGQKLAHAKSRRQDPFCFERLVPSASWIVKAWEASEDQICAAGGLDALVFIRLIVFSIRIFSIAATICISLVLPLNYYGHDMEHKVIPSESLEVFSIANVQKGSKRLWAPCLALYVISCCTCALLYHEYKSITKLRLLHITEALSNPSHFTVLVRGIPSSQTESYSETVAKFFSTYYASSYLSHKMVYQSGTVQKLMSDAGKMYKMLKTCTREQQCGPNLMRCGLCGGTTSSFKMLAIESQNDKGRSDSDAADLRRKECGAAFVFFRTRYAALVAAQSLQSQNPMKWVTERAPDPKDVYWTNLGLPYRILWIRRIAIFVVSILFVAFFLVPVTLTQSLVNLDKLQNTFPFLKGILKRKFMSQLATGYLPSVILMLFLYMAPPLMLFFSTMEGAVSRSGRKLSACIKLLYFMIWNVFFANILTGTIIKNLVGEVARRLQDPKNIPNELATAIPTTATFFMTYILTSGWASLSFEILQPLALICNLFYRYALRNKDESTYGTWTFPYHTEIPRVILFGVMGFTCSIMAPLILPFLLVYFFLAYLVYRNQILNVYVTKYQTGGLYWPTVHNATIFSLVLTQIIASGVFGIKKSPVASSFTFPLIILTLLFNEYCRQRFLPVFKRNAAKVLIEMDWQDEQSGKMEETRQKLQSAYCQLTLTTLHQDATLHEHPGETVASGLQDLENLDSGKTQTSGLWAGHSSPEIKELHAM; this is translated from the exons ATGTACTTAGCTGCTCTATTGACTTCTGCTGGAATTAATATAGCAGTTTGCGTGGTGATTTTCTCACTGTATTCTATTCTAAGAAAACAACCGCGGTTTATGAATGTCTACTTTGGTCAAAAGCTCGCTCATGCAAAATCAAGACGCCAAGATCCATTTTGTTTTGAAAGGCTAGTTCCTTCCGCTAGTTGGATAGTGAAAGCCTGGGAAGCATCTGAAGATCAAATTTGTGCTGCTGGAGGATTAGATGCTCTAGTATTCATCCGGTTGATTGTTTTCAG TATCAGGATATTCTCCATAGCTGCTACCATATGCATCTCTCTTGTGCTTCCACTTAACTATTATGGACACGACATGGAGCACAAAGTCATTCCATCGGAGTCGCTTGAAGTCTTTTCCATTGCAAATGTTCAGAAAGGATCAAAAAG GCTTTGGGCCCCCTGTCTTGCACTATATGTCATTTCTTGCTGCACTTGTGCTCTTCTTTACCAT GAGTATAAAAGCATCACAAAGTTGAGGCTCTTACACATTACTGAAGCTCTTTCTAACCCGAGTCACTTCACAGTTCTTGTTCGTGGCATTCCGTCGTCTCAAACTGAATCATATAGTGAGACAGTGGCCAAATTTTTTAGCACATACTATGCCTCAAGTTATTTATCGCATAAAATGGTTTATCAATCTGGTACAGTTCAGAAACTGATG AGTGATGCAGGGAAGATGTACAAGATGCTCAAGACTTGTACCAGAGAACAACAATGTGGCCCAAATTTGATGAGATGTGGTCTTTGTGGAGGGACTACATCATCTTTTAAGATGCTTGCCATAGAGTCTCAAAATGACAAGGGGAGAAGTGACTCTGATGCAGCAGATTTGAGAAGAAAG GAATGTGGTGCTGCATTTGTTTTCTTCAGGACCCGCTATGCTGCCTTGGTTGCCGCACAATCTCTTCAATCACAAAATCCCATGAAATGGGTGACTGAGAGGGCTCCAGATCCAAAAGATGTCTATTGGACGAACCTTGGTCTGCCTTATAGAATCCTTTGGATTCGACGAATAGCTATTTTTGTGGTCTCCATtctttttgttgcatttttcctCGTGCCTGTTACACTAACACAAAGCCTTGTGAACCTTGATAAGCTGCAGAATACATTTCCATTTCTGAAAGGAATTTTAAAGAG GAAGTTTATGAGCCAGCTTGCTACTGGATATTTACCAAGTGTCATATTGATGTTATTTCTGTACATGGCTCCACCACTTATGCTTTTTTTCTCTACCATGGAGGGTGCTGTCTCTCGCAGTGGCAGGAAATTGAGTGCTTGCATCAAGCTTCTGTACTTCATGATATGGAATGTTTTCTTTGCAAACATTTTAACGGGAACCATTATTAAGAATTTGGTCGGCGAAGTTGCTCGGAGATTGCAAGATCCAAAAAATATTCCAAACGAGCTTGCCACTGCCATCCCAACAACG GCTACCTTTTTCATGACTTACATTTTGACATCCGGTTGGGCAAGTTTGTCATTTGAGATTCTACAACCATTGGCCCTGATATGCAACCTTTTCTACAGATATGCTCTCAGAAACAAAGACGAATCAACCTATGGGACCTGGACTTTTCCTTACCACACAGAAATTCCAAGAGTTATCCTTTTTGGAGTTATGGGCTTCACCTGTTCCATAATGGCACCTTTGATCTTACCATTTTTGCTAGTCTACTTCTTCCTTGCTTACCTTGTGTATCGCAATCAG ATTCTTAACGTGTATGTCACTAAATATCAAACTGGAGGACTCTATTGGCCAACTGTGCACAATGCTACAATATTCTCATTGGTGCTGACGCAAATAATAGCTTCCGGAGTCTTTGGAATTAAAAAATCCCCTGTTGCATCCAGCTTCACCTTTCCGCTGATCATCCTTACACTACTGTTCAATGAATATTGCCGGCAAAGGTTCCTCCCGGTATTTAAGAGGAATGCTGCAAAG GTTCTCATTGAGATGGATTGGCAAGATGAGCAGAGTGGAAAAATGGAAGAGACTCGTCAGAAACTGCAATCAGCATATTGTCAATTGACATTGACTACTCTTCACCAGGATGCAACCTTGCACGAGCATCCCGGCGAAACAGTTGCTAGCGGGTTGCAAGACCTAGAAAACTTAGATTCAG GAAAGACTCAGACATCTGGATTATGGGCTGGGCATTCCTCACCAGAAATCAAAGAGCTTCATGCGATGTAG
- the LOC113750312 gene encoding transcription factor RAX3-like: MGRAPCCDKANVKKGPWSPEEDAKLKSYIEQHGTGGNWIALPQKIGLKRCGKSCRLRWLNYLRPNIKHGGFSEEEDNIICSLYISIGSRWSIIAAQLPGRTDNDIKNYWNTRLKKKLLGKQRKDQHARKSASQKQEMLRKGMRENINHMVSSSSSDYNSNQSPYWPELPVLPPVPYSNEEPRFNDHASIRKLLIKLGGRFSDDDDQPTNGTMNTNLQYPLDSTNSLVQVQPLYDQQINMLSSAPLDVLNTTSSLPETLYTIDAADLSTLQGQNSFQAGLEQMICNNPQRLDGLEFLCGDILINHRTGNTCGGSSDWGEMNSLVLPAVASGYEGLQQGTLQECAIDQLRYLGP; the protein is encoded by the exons ATGGGAAGAGCTCCATGCTGTGACAAAGCCAACGTGAAGAAAGGGCCATGGTCGCCCGAAGAAGATGCTAAGCTGAAGTCCTATATTGAGCAGCATGGAACTGGAGGCAACTGGATTGCTTTGCCTCAGAAAATCG GCCTCAAGAGATGCGGAAAGAGCTGTCGCCTTCGATGGCTCAACTACCTTCGTCCCAACATTAAGCACGGAGGATTCTCTGAAGAAGAAGACAACATCATATGCAGCCTCTATATTAGTATTGGAAGCAG GTGGTCAATTATTGCTGCACAATTACCTGGAAGAACTGATAATGACATAAAGAACTACTGGAACACAAGGCTGAAGAAGAAGCTCCTTGGGAAGCAGCGAAAGGATCAACATGCTCGAAAAAGTGCCAGCCAAAAGCAAGAAATGCTGCGAAAGGGGATGAGggaaaatattaatcatatggtttcttcttcttcctctgaTTATAACAGTAACCAAAGTCCCTATTGGCCTGAGCTGCCTGTACTGCCTCCAGTACCCTACTCAAACGAAGAACCACGCTTTAATGACCACGCTTCTATTAGAAAGTTGTTGATAAAACTTGGAGGAAGGTTTTCTGACGATGATGATCAACCAACAAATGGCACCATGAATACCAATCTTCAGTATCCTTTGGATAGTACCAATTCGTTGGTGCAAGTTCAACCACTTTATGATCAGCAGATTAATATGCTATCTTCTGCCCCCCTGGATGTCTTGAATACAACTTCATCTTTGCCAGAAACGCTATACACCATTGATGCAGCAGATTTGTCAACTTTACAAGGACAAAACAGCTTTCAAGCTGGGCTCGAGCAAATGATCTGTAACAATCCTCAGAGATTAGATGGTCTTGAGTTCTTATGCGGAGATATTTTGATCAATCATAGGACCGGGAATACTTGTGGAGGGAGTTCAGATTGGGGGGAGATGAATTCTCTGGTACTTCCTGCTGTTGCTTCCGGCTATGAGGGTCTTCAACAAGGGACGCTGCAAGAATGTGCAATTGATCAATTGAGGTACCTTGGACCATGA
- the LOC113748886 gene encoding uncharacterized protein LOC113748886, protein MALSTAAITPSSCPIMLFKSLPCQLQGPLVRQVSICRISACNPVKSFRMEWFNEPAKFKVHIDYAMKKLSEFIPPSVQNFPWAKAENAALQHLLALGQLALKWSLTALFILSSASDFIYSISKNKELVIPFGLFCGCVVADFLNETSHELIRSTQERGKNWQLLVIGCFFVLVRIFAICIAVEPQSFLLHAANGGLMQILWQWRTSLQPEGNDANNVPLEDGCSSEVQITRSD, encoded by the exons ATGGCGTTATCGACGGCGGCAATCACTCCGTCAAGTTGCCCG ATTATGTTGTTTAAAAGCCTGCCCTGTCAACTTCAAGGCCCATTAGTCAGACAAGTATCCATTTGCCGAATTTCTGCTTGTAATCCAGTGAAATCGTTCCGAATGGAATGGTTCAATGAGCCTGCCAAGTTCAAGGTGCACATTGATTATGCTATGAAGAAACTATCTGAGTTCATCCCTCCCTCGGTCCAAAATTTTCCATGGGCAAAAGCAGAGAATGCTGCTCTGCAGCATCTGCTAGCTTTAGGGCAGTTGGCATTGAAGTGGTCTCTTACGGCTTTATTCATCTTAAGTTCTGCGTCTGACTTCATATACTCTATCTCTAAAAACAAGGAGCTAGTCATTCCCTTTGGTCTTTTCTGTGGTTGTGTAGTGGCTGACTTTTTAAACGAAACATCTCACGAGCTTATTCGTTCCACCCAG GAGAGGGGCAAGAATTGGCAGCTGTTGGTTATAGGTTGCTTCTTTGTTCTAGTTAGGATCTTTGCCATATGTATCGCAGTTGAGCCGCAGTCATTTCTGTTGCATGCTGCAAATGGTGGGTTGATGCAAATCCTATGGCAATGGAGAACTTCGTTGCAGCCTGAGGGAAATGATGCAAACAATGTTCCTTTGGAAGATGGTTGTTCTTCCGAGGTGCAGATTACTAGATCGGATTGA